One part of the Luteibacter yeojuensis genome encodes these proteins:
- a CDS encoding PsiF family protein: MRTQLRVLAVVSLSLFAAGTVAAQQMPAKKDLTPQQQRMSTCNAQASGKTGDERKAFMSSCLKGEQPAKTSQQEKMKSCNKDASAKGLKGDERKSFMSSCLKH, from the coding sequence ATGCGTACGCAACTTCGTGTCCTTGCCGTCGTTTCCCTCTCCCTTTTCGCCGCCGGCACCGTCGCCGCGCAGCAGATGCCCGCCAAGAAGGACCTCACCCCGCAGCAGCAGCGGATGAGCACCTGCAATGCCCAGGCCTCCGGCAAGACCGGCGACGAGCGGAAGGCCTTCATGAGCAGTTGCCTGAAAGGCGAGCAGCCGGCGAAGACCTCGCAGCAGGAAAAAATGAAGTCATGTAACAAGGACGCTTCCGCCAAGGGCCTCAAGGGCGACGAGCGGAAGAGCTTCATGAGCAGCTGCCTCAAGCATTGA